From the genome of Maribacter algicola, one region includes:
- a CDS encoding DUF3810 domain-containing protein, with product MKMSLKTVIAVSLIPQIILVKWLGKNTDFIESYYSLGLYPYVSRFFRMLFGWVPFSIGDLLYFLLICIAIFYVYRQWGYIKTHKMKFLRDVFMILSIAYLTFHLAWGFNYYRKPLSEKLALTETKDYQELLDFTDRLINKTNSIQEYIVGDTLKKVDIPYSHDEMIQRSIDGYNELAKEFNFLEYHRPSVKTSLFSTGLTYMGYAGYLNPFTNEAQVNGILPNFRFPIVAGHEIGHQLGYSAENETNFIGYLVTSKNKDPYFQYAAYAYVLGYCLSDVRRGNPETFDQLFHKLNPGVRANFQEMALFWQRYENPMEPVFKSIFNSFLKANNQTQGIQSYNGVVSLLIAYHKKYPM from the coding sequence ATGAAGATGTCCCTCAAAACCGTAATCGCGGTTTCTTTGATTCCCCAAATCATCCTTGTAAAATGGCTTGGTAAAAACACGGATTTCATAGAATCCTATTACAGTTTGGGCCTATATCCCTATGTATCGAGATTCTTTAGGATGCTCTTTGGATGGGTCCCTTTTTCCATTGGGGACTTGCTCTATTTCCTACTTATTTGCATTGCTATTTTTTATGTGTACCGACAATGGGGCTATATTAAAACACATAAGATGAAGTTCCTAAGGGATGTTTTCATGATACTCTCCATTGCCTACTTGACATTTCATTTAGCTTGGGGTTTTAATTATTATCGAAAACCGCTATCTGAGAAATTGGCATTGACGGAAACCAAGGACTATCAAGAATTATTGGACTTTACAGATCGACTTATCAACAAAACAAATTCCATCCAAGAATATATTGTTGGTGACACCCTTAAAAAAGTAGACATTCCTTATTCCCACGATGAAATGATTCAAAGGAGTATTGACGGCTATAACGAGCTTGCAAAAGAGTTCAACTTTTTGGAATACCATCGTCCTAGCGTCAAAACGTCCCTTTTCAGTACCGGACTGACCTATATGGGATATGCAGGCTATCTGAATCCGTTTACCAACGAGGCACAGGTAAATGGAATCCTGCCAAATTTTAGGTTTCCCATAGTGGCCGGACATGAGATAGGGCATCAATTGGGATACTCGGCAGAAAACGAGACCAATTTCATTGGCTATTTAGTGACCTCAAAAAACAAGGACCCGTACTTTCAATATGCGGCCTATGCCTATGTCTTGGGATATTGTCTAAGCGATGTACGCCGAGGAAATCCTGAGACTTTCGACCAACTGTTCCATAAACTCAATCCCGGTGTTCGGGCAAATTTTCAGGAAATGGCCCTGTTTTGGCAACGCTATGAAAACCCTATGGAACCCGTATTTAAGTCCATCTTCAATTCCTTTCTGAAGGCCAATAACCAAACACAGGGTATTCAGAGCTATAATGGCGTGGTTTCCCTATTGATAGCCTACCATAAAAAGTATCCGATGTAA